One window from the genome of Syntrophales bacterium encodes:
- a CDS encoding glutaminyl-peptide cyclotransferase, whose product MASRVILLLVLVAVTACQGPARTMETGGQMTFHILDVYPHDREAFTQGLLFYNGCLYESTGGYGSSELRHLEVRTGRLVKSRSLPKEYFGEGLARIDNTLVQLTWHEETAFVYDLDTFDLLGRYSYEGEGWGLCFDGRVFYRSDGSSRLFIHSPGTFEPTDTKSVLFDGNPVADLNELECAGNDLYANRYMTDEILRIDKHTGRVTGRLDARELLTPEERAALPPDAVLNGIAYDDRQNVFYLTGKRWPKLFKVRVHDRR is encoded by the coding sequence ATGGCTTCGCGAGTCATTCTTCTCCTTGTCCTGGTTGCCGTCACGGCCTGCCAGGGACCGGCGCGAACCATGGAAACGGGCGGGCAGATGACGTTTCACATACTTGACGTCTATCCCCATGACAGGGAGGCTTTCACCCAGGGATTGCTGTTCTATAACGGTTGTCTCTATGAAAGTACCGGCGGCTACGGATCGTCGGAATTAAGACACCTCGAAGTTCGTACAGGCAGGCTCGTCAAAAGCAGGTCCCTCCCGAAAGAATACTTCGGTGAAGGGCTCGCCCGCATCGACAACACCCTGGTACAGCTTACCTGGCACGAAGAGACCGCCTTCGTCTATGACCTCGACACCTTCGACCTGCTGGGCCGATACTCCTATGAGGGCGAGGGATGGGGCCTGTGTTTCGACGGCCGGGTGTTCTATCGCAGTGACGGAAGCAGCCGACTCTTTATTCACAGTCCCGGAACCTTCGAGCCGACGGACACAAAATCCGTTTTGTTCGATGGAAATCCCGTCGCCGACCTGAACGAACTCGAGTGCGCCGGGAACGACCTGTACGCCAACCGGTACATGACCGACGAGATTCTTCGGATCGACAAACACACGGGCCGTGTAACCGGTCGGCTGGATGCCCGGGAACTCCTGACGCCGGAAGAACGGGCCGCCCTGCCCCCGGACGCGGTCCTCAACGGCATAGCCTATGACGACCGGCAGAACGTCTTTTACCTGACGGGCAAACGATGGCCGAAACTGTTCAAGGTGCGCGTACATGATCGACGATGA